One window of the Candidatus Jettenia sp. genome contains the following:
- a CDS encoding transposase, whose amino-acid sequence MRSQNRYSGVELSKVALFEDISHDSISRFLASSNFTPSQVWNQVKPLVDKTTGYVICDDTLLDKRYSKANELAKKQYSGKEHKVMNGISLVNLLWTKGDEFIPIDYRVYQRENDDKTKNDHFRDMLQRAKQR is encoded by the coding sequence TTGAGGAGTCAGAACCGGTATTCTGGGGTAGAACTTTCAAAGGTAGCACTTTTTGAAGATATCAGTCATGACTCAATCTCTCGTTTCCTGGCAAGTTCAAACTTTACTCCTTCACAGGTATGGAATCAGGTCAAACCCTTAGTTGATAAAACAACAGGGTATGTAATCTGTGATGATACTCTGCTTGACAAACGATACTCAAAAGCCAATGAACTAGCGAAAAAACAATACAGTGGGAAAGAGCATAAAGTCATGAATGGTATTTCTCTGGTAAACTTACTCTGGACAAAAGGCGATGAATTTATCCCTATTGATTATCGAGTATACCAGAGAGAAAATGATGACAAGACCAAGAATGATCACTTTCGTGACATGCTCCAAAGAGCCAAACAAAGATGA
- a CDS encoding CRISPR-associated endonuclease Cas1, whose protein sequence is MKQLLNTLYVMTQGAYLTLDHETVKVEVEGKTQLQVPLHHLGAIFRNYP, encoded by the coding sequence ATGAAGCAGCTTCTGAATACCCTTTATGTAATGACCCAGGGTGCTTATCTTACTTTAGACCATGAAACAGTGAAGGTAGAGGTTGAAGGCAAGACACAGCTTCAAGTGCCATTGCATCATTTGGGAGCGATATTTAGAAATTATCCGTAA
- a CDS encoding proteinase inhibitor — protein sequence MKCRIGCGACCIALSISSPIPGMPNGKLAGIRCVQLGPDNRCLLFGKPEKPKVCSNLIPSKEMCGQTFEEAYEYLEFLDRYTAPPF from the coding sequence GTGAAATGTAGAATAGGCTGTGGAGCTTGTTGTATTGCACTGTCAATTTCATCCCCAATACCGGGAATGCCAAATGGTAAACTTGCTGGCATCCGATGTGTACAGCTCGGTCCGGATAATCGTTGTCTCCTTTTCGGCAAACCAGAAAAACCTAAGGTCTGTTCAAATCTTATACCCTCAAAAGAAATGTGTGGACAAACGTTCGAGGAAGCATACGAATATCTGGAATTTCTCGATCGATATACCGCCCCTCCCTTTTAA
- a CDS encoding HEPN domain-containing protein, whose product MTKDEIIKYWLDSSEVDFKAMESLLIGGHYVWALFVGHLVLEKLLKACYVKHIDNKFPQIHHLLKIAESANLELSEEQKNFLLEVTTFNLEARYPDYKRRFYKKATREFSECYIGKIKEFRQWLVRKISS is encoded by the coding sequence ATGACAAAGGACGAAATAATAAAGTACTGGCTCGATTCATCCGAGGTTGATTTTAAGGCTATGGAGAGCCTTCTCATCGGTGGACATTACGTCTGGGCATTGTTCGTTGGACATCTTGTACTTGAGAAATTGTTGAAAGCCTGCTACGTTAAACACATTGATAATAAATTCCCGCAAATTCATCATCTATTGAAGATTGCTGAAAGTGCAAACCTTGAACTCTCAGAGGAACAGAAAAATTTTCTATTAGAAGTTACAACATTCAATTTGGAAGCAAGATATCCGGACTACAAGAGAAGATTTTACAAAAAGGCAACTCGTGAGTTTAGCGAATGTTACATCGGTAAAATTAAGGAGTTTAGACAATGGCTCGTCAGAAAGATAAGCAGTTAA
- a CDS encoding transposase, protein MDAWYSSINNLKFITKKLNWNFIGNLKSNRQVSMSQGTYSALADLDLAKKQVRKVWLKEYGFIVVCKIVHTNGDITYVASNDLSLTDYDTFTEHFHQRWKIEKFHRGIKQTTGIEKCYSTLATSQLTHIFASFLAFIKLEIRRIKERISWYEQKASLTRFSVTHYLLGNA, encoded by the coding sequence ATGGATGCCTGGTACTCAAGCATAAACAATCTCAAATTCATTACGAAGAAACTCAATTGGAACTTTATCGGTAATTTAAAATCTAATCGACAAGTTAGCATGAGCCAAGGAACCTATAGTGCTTTAGCTGACTTAGATCTTGCTAAAAAACAAGTAAGAAAAGTCTGGCTGAAGGAATATGGGTTTATCGTAGTTTGTAAGATAGTCCACACAAACGGAGACATTACCTATGTGGCAAGTAATGATTTAAGTTTAACCGATTATGATACATTTACTGAGCATTTCCACCAGAGATGGAAAATAGAAAAGTTCCATAGAGGTATTAAACAAACGACGGGAATAGAGAAGTGTTATTCCACTCTAGCAACTTCTCAACTGACCCATATATTTGCCTCTTTTCTTGCTTTTATAAAATTGGAAATAAGACGTATCAAAGAACGAATTTCCTGGTATGAACAAAAAGCCTCTCTTACCAGATTTTCTGTTACTCACTATTTGTTAGGAAATGCGTAA
- a CDS encoding efflux RND transporter permease subunit, which yields MINKLIEICLRNRFLVISFYLLVIFGGVFGLKNVNMDVIPDIGENQCIVFTDWPGRSPQDVEDQVTYPLTVNLLGVPGVKVIRSQSGFGFSMIFIIFQDGIDFYWARSRVLERLNFVQSLLPRDVIPRLGPDATGLGQIFWYTVEGPGYDLGQLRSIQDWYVRYQLNAVEGVSEVAGVGGFVKQYQIDIDPNKLFAHGITTAGVYEAVRKSNIDVGAKVVETSSMEFIIRGLGFIKNVTDIENIPVGSYNGVPVFVKNIGTVQIGGDFRRGALDKEGAEVTGGIVIMRQGQNPLEVIKRIKKKIKEIEPGLPEGVKIVPFYDREGLIYRVIATLREALIEEIIITSVVVALFLLHVRSIIICVLGFPISILISFLGMYFMGIDSNIMSLTGIAIAIGEVSDMSIIMTENIFRNLAEQKDKKPRARIILDASKEVGSSIFFAALTTICMFFPVFGLTGQEGKLFKPLAWTKTFAIGASVVMAITLVPILCTYFIKGKLKPMEENFTSRSLLKGYAPILRWVLNHKRTFLAIPLIIVILSVFLAKRLGREFMPPLDEGSILFMPVMLPSVSLTEALKIMQKQDMIIKSFPEIETVVGKLGRADTATDPAPVEMFETLVALKPEDEWRKKKIEYKFLNHVPSFLHPVFHFFLPDERTITKQELIQEMDEAMRIPGVANIWTQPIINRIDMLATGIRTSVGVKVFGPDLNVIQQLALDVEKALKDVPGVADLYAERVTGKPYLEYKIKREEIARYGVNIRDVQDIIETAIGGENITTTVEGRHRYPVRVRYMRELRDNFDALKRIYVPSDTGKQIPITQVADIRYVMGPAMISSENALLRAYVLMNVRGRDPMSFVEEASKVVAQKVMLPHGYFIQWSGQFENQIRARERLQILVPLSQFIGFILIFMAFKSIPQTMFILFAGIPTAIAGGVILLYLFGYNFSVAVWVGFISIFGIVDDDSVLITTYINDLFGKRKMKSIQEIRDTILLAGTRRIRPCMMTAATTFIGLLPILWSTGAGSEIAKPMAIPSIGGMAMALVSVFIVPCLNAWHKEYKFKRALKKDPSIAETGILV from the coding sequence ATGATCAATAAACTTATTGAAATCTGCCTCAGAAATCGATTCCTGGTAATCAGTTTTTACCTCCTGGTTATATTCGGCGGCGTCTTCGGATTAAAGAATGTCAATATGGATGTCATCCCGGATATTGGTGAGAACCAGTGTATCGTCTTTACTGACTGGCCGGGACGTAGTCCTCAGGACGTTGAAGATCAAGTCACCTATCCTCTAACGGTTAACCTACTTGGTGTACCCGGTGTAAAAGTCATTCGGTCTCAATCAGGATTTGGTTTCTCTATGATATTTATTATCTTCCAGGATGGAATCGACTTCTATTGGGCACGCTCCAGGGTATTAGAGAGATTGAATTTTGTACAATCATTGCTTCCGAGAGATGTCATACCGAGACTCGGCCCCGACGCAACAGGGCTTGGTCAAATTTTTTGGTATACCGTGGAAGGCCCCGGATATGACCTTGGACAACTGCGTTCCATACAGGATTGGTATGTCCGCTATCAGCTTAATGCCGTTGAAGGTGTTTCTGAGGTAGCCGGTGTAGGTGGTTTTGTAAAACAATATCAGATCGATATTGACCCAAATAAACTCTTTGCACACGGTATAACAACTGCAGGTGTATATGAGGCAGTTCGCAAAAGCAATATCGACGTGGGCGCAAAGGTAGTAGAGACGAGCAGCATGGAGTTTATCATCCGTGGTCTCGGATTCATAAAAAATGTTACCGACATTGAGAACATTCCGGTGGGTAGCTATAACGGTGTGCCAGTATTTGTTAAAAATATCGGTACTGTCCAGATAGGAGGTGATTTCAGGCGAGGAGCACTCGATAAGGAAGGTGCTGAGGTTACTGGTGGAATCGTTATCATGCGCCAGGGTCAGAATCCTTTAGAAGTAATTAAGAGGATAAAAAAGAAGATTAAAGAGATCGAACCGGGATTACCGGAGGGTGTAAAGATCGTACCCTTTTACGATAGAGAAGGGCTTATCTACCGTGTTATCGCTACCCTGAGAGAGGCACTCATAGAAGAGATTATTATTACTTCAGTGGTTGTCGCGCTATTTCTGTTGCATGTCAGGAGTATTATTATCTGCGTCCTTGGATTTCCCATATCGATACTTATTTCCTTCCTAGGTATGTACTTCATGGGTATCGACTCAAATATCATGTCCCTCACGGGCATTGCCATAGCTATCGGTGAAGTGAGCGATATGTCCATCATCATGACGGAGAATATCTTTAGAAATCTTGCAGAACAAAAGGACAAGAAACCAAGGGCACGAATCATCCTTGATGCATCGAAAGAGGTTGGGAGTTCTATATTCTTTGCAGCCTTAACTACTATCTGTATGTTCTTCCCCGTATTTGGACTTACCGGGCAGGAAGGCAAGCTTTTTAAACCATTGGCGTGGACAAAGACCTTTGCTATCGGTGCATCGGTCGTCATGGCGATTACCTTAGTACCCATCCTCTGTACCTATTTTATCAAAGGTAAACTAAAACCCATGGAGGAAAATTTTACTTCTCGATCGCTTTTAAAAGGTTATGCACCTATCCTTCGTTGGGTATTAAATCATAAGAGGACATTTCTTGCTATTCCCCTTATTATTGTTATTTTATCCGTTTTTCTTGCTAAAAGACTGGGGAGGGAATTTATGCCACCTCTCGATGAAGGTTCTATCCTGTTTATGCCGGTGATGCTCCCGAGTGTATCATTAACAGAAGCTCTTAAAATAATGCAAAAACAGGATATGATTATCAAATCCTTTCCCGAAATAGAAACCGTTGTTGGAAAACTAGGAAGGGCAGATACCGCCACAGACCCTGCACCCGTTGAGATGTTTGAAACCCTCGTTGCCTTAAAACCTGAAGATGAATGGCGTAAAAAGAAGATTGAATATAAATTTTTGAATCATGTACCCTCATTTCTCCATCCCGTGTTTCATTTCTTTTTACCCGATGAACGGACGATCACAAAACAAGAGCTTATCCAGGAAATGGATGAAGCGATGAGGATACCGGGCGTAGCAAATATATGGACGCAGCCTATTATAAACCGAATCGATATGCTGGCCACGGGCATCCGTACCTCAGTTGGTGTCAAGGTTTTTGGACCAGACCTCAATGTCATACAGCAATTAGCCTTAGATGTAGAAAAAGCACTCAAAGATGTCCCCGGTGTTGCAGACCTGTATGCAGAGAGAGTTACGGGAAAGCCCTATTTGGAATACAAGATTAAACGCGAGGAAATTGCCCGTTATGGAGTTAATATCCGTGATGTGCAGGATATCATTGAGACAGCCATCGGAGGAGAAAACATAACGACTACCGTAGAGGGGCGTCATCGATACCCCGTACGTGTCAGGTACATGAGAGAGTTACGGGATAACTTTGATGCACTGAAAAGGATTTACGTCCCCAGTGACACAGGAAAACAAATTCCCATTACCCAGGTAGCTGATATCCGTTACGTTATGGGACCTGCAATGATTAGCAGTGAAAATGCCCTTTTGAGGGCATATGTCCTTATGAACGTCCGTGGTAGAGATCCCATGAGCTTTGTAGAAGAAGCATCCAAAGTTGTAGCGCAAAAGGTTATGTTACCCCACGGATACTTTATCCAGTGGAGTGGCCAGTTTGAGAACCAGATCAGGGCTAGAGAGAGATTGCAAATACTCGTGCCACTATCTCAATTTATCGGATTTATTTTGATCTTTATGGCATTTAAATCGATACCGCAAACAATGTTTATCTTATTTGCAGGTATACCAACGGCTATTGCCGGTGGTGTTATACTCCTCTATCTTTTTGGGTATAACTTCAGTGTTGCCGTTTGGGTAGGCTTTATCTCTATCTTTGGTATCGTTGATGACGATTCTGTTCTCATTACCACGTACATCAATGATTTATTTGGTAAAAGGAAGATGAAAAGTATCCAGGAAATCCGGGACACCATCCTCTTAGCAGGCACACGGAGAATAAGACCGTGCATGATGACAGCCGCCACTACGTTTATAGGACTCCTCCCTATCCTGTGGTCAACCGGCGCCGGATCCGAGATCGCAAAACCTATGGCAATCCCCTCCATCGGCGGTATGGCTATGGCGCTTGTCAGTGTCTTCATCGTCCCCTGTCTCAATGCCTGGCACAAGGAATATAAGTTTAAGAGAGCATTAAAGAAAGACCCAAGTATTGCAGAAACAGGGATTTTAGTCTAA
- a CDS encoding transposase: MIKYIGLDAHSSTCTFNVMDERGREVDNTTIESNGRLLVKYLRGIEGVKKLTFEECELSNWLYEILRPEVDELIVCNPVANGDYKKKKTDKMDARKLSNLLRGGFLVAVYHDGSKRERLRSLMSGYQDFIEEGVRLKNRYKSLFRKSGKKVKGEALYNDESFLEGLERADFKFIGTQIYQLLEKMEESRQEYGKEIVRCSKGFQEIKYLKSIPGIGSIQAAKIVSQVIDPERFSSKYKYYSYCGLVRHRRISDGRGYGSEKIWGNRILKCVYKMAGHSALKGKSGLRNYYDTLRLKGISHDNAYNAVCRKIAAISLSVWRKSEKYNDRLITGNLIK; encoded by the coding sequence ATGATAAAGTATATAGGATTGGATGCACATTCGTCAACATGTACATTCAATGTAATGGATGAAAGAGGGAGGGAAGTAGACAACACGACGATTGAGAGTAACGGTCGGCTTTTGGTGAAGTATTTGAGGGGCATAGAGGGTGTTAAGAAACTGACCTTTGAAGAGTGTGAATTAAGCAACTGGCTCTATGAGATATTAAGACCAGAAGTAGATGAGTTGATCGTATGCAATCCAGTAGCAAATGGTGACTACAAGAAGAAAAAGACGGACAAGATGGATGCCCGGAAGCTATCGAATCTTTTACGAGGAGGCTTTCTCGTAGCTGTATATCATGATGGTTCAAAGCGGGAACGGTTGAGGAGTTTAATGTCAGGGTATCAGGATTTCATTGAAGAAGGTGTGAGGCTAAAGAACCGATACAAATCCTTATTTCGGAAAAGTGGGAAGAAAGTCAAAGGTGAAGCGTTATATAACGATGAGAGTTTCCTTGAAGGATTAGAGCGAGCAGACTTTAAATTTATTGGTACGCAGATCTATCAGCTTTTAGAGAAGATGGAAGAAAGCAGGCAGGAATATGGAAAAGAGATCGTTCGATGCAGTAAGGGATTTCAAGAGATAAAATATCTCAAGAGCATTCCCGGTATTGGGAGTATCCAGGCGGCGAAGATCGTCTCCCAGGTAATAGACCCGGAGAGATTTAGCAGTAAGTACAAATATTACAGCTACTGTGGGTTGGTGAGGCATAGGAGGATAAGTGACGGCAGGGGATATGGGAGTGAAAAGATTTGGGGAAATCGGATATTAAAATGCGTATACAAGATGGCAGGACATTCGGCTTTAAAGGGTAAGAGCGGTTTACGGAATTATTACGATACCTTGCGATTGAAAGGTATCAGTCATGACAATGCCTATAATGCAGTATGTCGTAAGATAGCGGCAATATCTTTAAGCGTATGGAGGAAGAGTGAGAAATATAATGACAGACTGATCACCGGCAATCTCATCAAGTAA
- a CDS encoding DUF6531 domain-containing protein, producing the protein MIDRTCLFAFFILVLTISSLIAIYEARAELITFGDYPVRTTITDQYQSLGVIFSGEPQPPIINPPTYFGSDDPALEGYPLPHPQWGSGSTIATFVNPGDGIPVEAINVQFSYYLLFGNAVTFTFYDINGAIISQQEANSKNMYSFSLYFPPKIHKFAITPNSAYTWIDNLNFQTLPPPPSLIDPGPSTDCESTAGQPVNVTTGDVWISKNDYSAPGLAGGLSISRTWNSLWNHSNPPFEAGMFGRGWTSDFEEQLQVFNSTHIIYWRGSGNTWIFEVPNGCTTCAYNVMSPPNEHASLRYDSATTQYTLSFTDGTKKVFNNSGRLLAAIDRNGNQTTVSYDSSDRITRVSAPGGQWISFTYGNPQYVNLATIAQDAVGTVAAFSYVNSNLTQVVYADASQINYAYDAANNITSVTDGEGKVLETHTYDTNGRGLSSSRANSVDSITIQYPSGSSTVLTDSTGDLTTYLYTTISNKNYLTAVQSPGCSSCGGRNDLTFTLDGAGNRLGRTDANGNTTSYTYDSADNIISRTDAAGTWTYTYNSFGEILTSRDPQGNTTTYVYDAKGNLTSVTEPSPDGGATPGPKTQFQYNLKGELTKVTDPLGNATTITYSPAGLISAIKNAQKKVTSFGYDGRGNRTSTKDALGQTTSFTYDAMNRLTKIIHPDNSTRQFAYDARGRRISITDANNIITNYSYDDADRLITVLDAANNQTTYSYDNEGNLTSIVDTH; encoded by the coding sequence ATGATCGATAGAACCTGCCTGTTTGCTTTTTTCATATTAGTGTTGACAATAAGCTCGCTGATAGCCATTTACGAAGCCAGAGCTGAACTCATCACCTTCGGCGATTACCCCGTGCGAACAACCATAACGGACCAATACCAAAGTTTAGGGGTTATTTTTTCAGGCGAGCCGCAACCTCCGATCATCAATCCCCCTACTTACTTTGGAAGTGATGATCCGGCTCTAGAAGGCTATCCTTTACCACACCCGCAATGGGGATCCGGCTCTACCATCGCAACTTTCGTTAATCCAGGTGATGGCATCCCGGTCGAAGCTATTAATGTCCAGTTTAGTTATTATCTTTTGTTTGGTAATGCTGTAACATTCACCTTTTATGACATCAATGGCGCCATCATCAGTCAACAAGAAGCGAATAGCAAAAACATGTACAGTTTTAGTCTTTATTTTCCGCCCAAAATTCATAAATTTGCCATTACCCCCAACTCTGCCTATACCTGGATAGATAATCTAAATTTCCAAACCTTACCCCCACCGCCATCACTCATTGATCCTGGGCCCAGCACGGATTGTGAGAGTACGGCGGGCCAGCCGGTCAATGTAACAACCGGTGATGTTTGGATTTCCAAGAATGATTATTCCGCTCCTGGCCTTGCGGGTGGACTGTCGATATCAAGAACCTGGAACAGCCTCTGGAACCACAGCAACCCTCCCTTTGAAGCAGGAATGTTTGGCAGAGGCTGGACGAGTGATTTTGAGGAGCAATTACAGGTCTTCAACAGTACCCATATCATATACTGGCGTGGATCCGGGAATACCTGGATATTCGAGGTGCCCAACGGATGTACCACTTGTGCATACAATGTGATGAGCCCTCCAAACGAGCACGCCTCGCTCCGGTATGACAGCGCAACTACACAATACACGCTTTCTTTTACGGACGGGACTAAAAAGGTCTTCAACAATTCCGGACGGTTATTGGCGGCGATAGACCGCAACGGAAATCAAACGACGGTTTCCTATGATAGTTCCGACCGAATTACCAGGGTCAGTGCGCCGGGGGGTCAGTGGATATCCTTCACATACGGCAATCCGCAGTATGTGAACCTGGCTACCATTGCTCAGGATGCAGTCGGAACAGTTGCGGCATTCAGCTACGTCAACAGCAATTTAACGCAGGTAGTCTATGCCGACGCCAGTCAGATCAATTATGCGTACGATGCTGCCAACAATATCACCAGCGTAACCGACGGTGAAGGGAAGGTGTTGGAGACGCATACCTATGACACCAACGGGCGTGGATTATCCTCTTCACGCGCAAACTCTGTGGACTCAATCACAATCCAGTATCCTTCCGGCTCTTCCACTGTACTGACGGATTCAACAGGCGATCTCACCACTTATTTATATACCACGATTTCAAACAAAAATTATCTGACAGCGGTCCAAAGTCCGGGGTGTAGCAGTTGTGGGGGAAGAAACGACCTTACCTTTACGCTGGATGGGGCAGGGAACCGTTTGGGCCGGACTGATGCAAACGGCAATACCACCTCATACACCTACGATTCGGCCGACAATATTATCTCCAGGACAGACGCAGCCGGGACCTGGACCTATACATATAATAGCTTCGGTGAAATCCTAACCTCCAGAGACCCTCAAGGTAATACCACTACCTATGTGTATGATGCCAAAGGTAACCTGACGTCGGTGACCGAACCTTCACCTGATGGCGGAGCAACTCCGGGGCCGAAGACCCAGTTTCAATACAATCTCAAGGGAGAGTTGACCAAGGTCACCGACCCTTTAGGCAACGCGACCACTATTACTTATTCTCCGGCTGGGCTGATAAGCGCAATCAAAAATGCCCAGAAGAAGGTGACGTCATTTGGGTATGATGGACGCGGGAATCGCACATCCACTAAAGATGCACTAGGTCAAACCACATCATTTACTTATGATGCGATGAATCGCTTAACAAAGATCATTCATCCTGATAATTCGACCCGGCAGTTTGCCTATGATGCCCGAGGGCGACGGATTTCGATTACTGATGCGAACAACATCATCACGAATTACAGCTACGATGATGCGGACCGGCTGATCACGGTCTTGGATGCAGCAAATAACCAAACGACCTATTCCTATGATAATGAAGGCAATCTCACTTCCATCGTCGATACACATTGA
- a CDS encoding GxxExxY protein, with amino-acid sequence MNEEERLNKITETVIGVAINIHRTLGPGLLESAYEACMVYDLSQAGLKVEQQKPLPVVYRDVKLECGYRLDLMIESEAIVEIKSIEKLLPIHKAQLMSYLKLSGCKVGLLINFNVEILKEGIQRVVNNFPNSQRPLR; translated from the coding sequence ATGAATGAAGAGGAAAGACTTAACAAGATAACAGAAACAGTAATAGGTGTGGCTATTAATATCCACCGCACATTGGGACCAGGACTACTTGAATCTGCCTATGAGGCATGTATGGTCTATGACCTTTCACAAGCGGGTTTGAAAGTAGAACAGCAAAAACCACTTCCAGTTGTATATCGAGATGTAAAACTTGAATGTGGTTATCGTTTAGATTTAATGATAGAAAGTGAAGCGATTGTAGAAATAAAATCTATTGAAAAACTTTTACCAATTCATAAAGCACAACTGATGTCCTATTTGAAATTATCTGGTTGTAAGGTTGGATTATTAATCAATTTCAATGTTGAAATATTAAAAGAAGGTATCCAAAGGGTTGTTAATAATTTCCCCAACTCTCAGCGTCCTCTGCGGTGA
- a CDS encoding DUF2141 domain-containing protein, producing the protein MRKIILIWLSFISILFSQQIFAGDVTITVDRFTHHNKAPVQFSLCNSEECHEKRDKGYSTIDAQLIESTENFRKYRIKNLQPGVYSLSAYHDLNNSGKLERSGILGIPEEPIGFSRLDVQKIRRHPRWDDVKFQVGKEDTSVIVHLVNKFGL; encoded by the coding sequence ATGAGAAAAATAATCTTAATTTGGTTAAGTTTCATATCCATCTTGTTTTCTCAGCAAATTTTTGCTGGAGATGTAACTATTACTGTGGATAGATTTACCCATCATAATAAAGCCCCTGTCCAATTTTCACTGTGTAATAGTGAAGAATGCCACGAGAAGAGAGATAAGGGGTATAGCACTATAGATGCACAACTTATTGAATCTACTGAGAATTTCAGGAAATATAGGATTAAAAACCTACAGCCAGGGGTGTACTCTCTTTCTGCATATCATGACCTTAATAATAGCGGTAAATTAGAAAGGAGTGGCATTCTCGGAATACCGGAGGAACCTATCGGGTTTTCAAGGCTTGACGTTCAAAAAATAAGGCGCCATCCAAGGTGGGATGATGTTAAGTTTCAAGTTGGTAAAGAAGATACATCAGTCATAGTCCATCTTGTTAATAAATTTGGCCTATAG
- a CDS encoding pyridoxamine 5'-phosphate oxidase family protein: MIPRYHLQKKEREIKEPKELLAIIKKGKYTTIAMCKNNEPYIVTLSYGYDEIKNALYFHSRQKGLKCEFIKDNPHVCATIIEDRGYIMNDCAHEFRSVIIWGNMYLVETLEEKKHAMDILLYHLEDNPDKIKQESLSNDKIYRNLGMLRLDIIEINGKWGR, from the coding sequence ATGATACCACGATATCACCTGCAGAAAAAAGAAAGAGAAATAAAGGAGCCGAAGGAATTACTTGCAATAATAAAAAAGGGAAAATACACTACGATTGCAATGTGCAAAAATAATGAGCCATATATTGTTACGCTGAGCTATGGCTATGATGAAATAAAAAATGCACTCTATTTTCATAGCAGACAGAAAGGTTTGAAATGTGAATTTATTAAAGATAACCCCCATGTATGTGCAACCATTATAGAAGATAGAGGCTATATTATGAACGATTGCGCACATGAATTCCGGTCGGTAATCATCTGGGGAAACATGTATCTTGTGGAAACGTTAGAAGAAAAGAAACACGCAATGGACATCCTCTTATATCATCTGGAAGACAATCCTGACAAAATAAAACAAGAATCCCTGTCGAATGATAAAATATACAGGAATTTAGGGATGTTGAGACTGGATATAATTGAGATAAACGGTAAATGGGGAAGGTAG
- a CDS encoding RHS repeat-associated core domain-containing protein, producing MGTTIFVYNGHNVIKEISVTGSLLARYTQALDIDEPLAMLHGNTMSYYQADGLGSVTSLSDSKGVLVSMYRYDSFGNLTASTGSISNPFRFTSREFDAETRFYFYRARYYSPSMGRFISEDPIGFAGGINFYVYIYNNPINGTDPYGLAPSFGDCLWKCMKEYFGLESLTALWTPIPKPWLGIPVYPGTNYFTNPLSLLRGPAVPFRFLNTRFLFRMLGRLNPYAFAGLAALDANLIGKCTYDCMSRCE from the coding sequence ATGGGCACGACCATCTTCGTCTATAATGGTCACAATGTGATAAAGGAAATAAGCGTTACTGGATCTTTACTAGCCCGTTACACCCAGGCCCTCGACATCGATGAACCCTTAGCAATGCTGCACGGGAATACCATGAGCTATTATCAGGCCGATGGGCTCGGTTCGGTCACATCTCTATCCGATTCTAAAGGTGTTCTTGTATCGATGTACCGATACGACTCGTTTGGAAACCTGACGGCCTCAACAGGTTCGATCTCTAATCCTTTCCGCTTCACTAGCCGTGAGTTCGACGCTGAAACGAGATTTTATTTCTACCGCGCCAGATATTATTCGCCCTCGATGGGAAGGTTTATCAGCGAAGACCCGATTGGATTTGCAGGCGGGATTAATTTCTATGTCTATATCTATAACAATCCAATTAATGGTACTGATCCTTATGGTCTAGCTCCTTCATTTGGGGACTGCTTATGGAAATGTATGAAAGAGTACTTTGGACTAGAATCGCTTACAGCATTATGGACTCCTATACCAAAACCTTGGTTAGGCATTCCAGTGTACCCTGGAACTAATTATTTTACGAACCCGTTGAGTCTACTGCGGGGGCCGGCTGTGCCATTCAGGTTCCTCAATACGAGGTTCTTATTTCGTATGCTGGGACGCTTAAATCCATATGCATTTGCAGGACTTGCGGCTCTTGATGCCAACTTGATTGGAAAGTGTACATACGACTGCATGAGCAGATGTGAATGA
- a CDS encoding nucleotidyltransferase domain-containing protein gives MARQKDKQLIYQIIKKYLDNLKKNNIPVWRLYLYGSYAKNTYHKDSDIDLAIFWDKDDIDGFDEDVQLMKLTRDVDLRIEPHSFARTDFDETNPYIKEIIETGERIV, from the coding sequence ATGGCTCGTCAGAAAGATAAGCAGTTAATTTATCAAATTATCAAAAAGTACCTCGATAACCTTAAAAAAAATAATATTCCTGTCTGGCGTTTGTATCTCTATGGGTCTTATGCGAAAAATACGTATCATAAAGATAGCGACATTGACCTTGCCATCTTTTGGGATAAAGACGATATTGATGGTTTTGACGAAGATGTTCAATTGATGAAGTTGACACGAGATGTGGATTTGAGAATAGAACCACACTCATTTGCCAGGACTGATTTTGACGAAACCAACCCTTATATTAAAGAAATAATCGAAACAGGCGAACGGATCGTTTAA